One window of Triticum dicoccoides isolate Atlit2015 ecotype Zavitan chromosome 5A, WEW_v2.0, whole genome shotgun sequence genomic DNA carries:
- the LOC119296983 gene encoding glucan endo-1,3-beta-glucosidase 5-like — MESLLLKKNVRFPFHLSSDHLLVQPFMYMISITLIYLPSESILLQFTYQTSNQNISAHTRPNELLATVARDVAAAEQWVQHNVSHYVSDYGVDIRFVAVGNEPFLKSYKGQFEAATLPAVRNVQAALVKAGLARQVRVTVPLNADVYESLDGRPSSGDFRPDITTLMTSLVRFLLDSGGVLAINIYPFLSMDADANFPRDYAFFPAPGAPPSQASVQDGSVLYTNVFDANYDTLVAALDKHSLGNITVVVGEIGWPTDGDANANAAGAQKFNQGLFDRIVAGKGTPRRPQMPDVYVFALLDEDAKSVDPGNFERHWGVFNYDGSPKYCGCCGLAAVRSGSWMSLLCGVDQVRGGGRRLAH; from the exons ATGgaatctctactacttaaaaagaacgtaaggttCCCATTTCATCTTTCTTCCGACCACCTCCTCGTCCAACCTTTCATGTATATGatatcaatcaccttaatttacttgcctTCTGAATCAATTCTACTTCagtttacttaccaaacttctaatcaaaatataag CGCGCATACACGTCCAAACGAGCTGCTCGCCACCGTCGCCCGggacgtcgccgccgccgagcAGTGGGTGCAGCACAACGTCTCGCACTACGTCTCCGACTACGGCGTCGACATCCG GTTCGTGGCCGTGGGCAACGAGCCGTTCCTCAAGTCGTACAAGGGCCAGTTCGAGGCGGCCACGCTCCCGGCGGTGCGCAACGTGCAGGCGGCGCTCGTCAAGGCCGGCCTGGCCCGCCAGGTGCGCGTCACCGTCCCGCTCAACGCCGACGTCTACGAGTCGCTCGACGGCCGCCCCTCCTCCGGCGACTTCCGCCCGGACATCACCACCCTCATGACCAGCCTCGTCCGCTTCCTCCTCGACAGCGGCGGCGTGCTCGCCATCAACATCTACCCCTTCCTCTCCATGGACGCCGACGCCAACTTCCCGCGCGACTACGCCTTCTTCCCGGCCCCCGGGGCGCCCCCCTCGCAGGCCAGCGTCCAGGACGGCAGCGTGCTCTACACCAACGtcttcgacgccaactacgacaccCTCGTCGCCGCGCTCGACAAGCACAGCCTCGGAAACATCACCGTCGTCGTCGGCGAGATCGGCTGGCCCACCGACGGCGACGCCAACGCCAACGCCGCCGGCGCGCAGAAGTTCAACCAGGGCCTCTTCGACCGCATCGTCGCCGGCAAGGGCACCCCGCGCCGGCCCCAGATGCCCGACGTCTACGTCTTCGCGCTGCTGGACGAGGACGCCAAGAGCGTCGACCCCGGCAACTTCGAGCGCCACTGGGGCGTCTTCAACTACGACGGCTCGCCCAAGTACTGCGGCTGTTGCGGTTTGGCGGCGGTGCGATCCGGGTCGTGGATGTCCTTGTTGTGCGGCGTGGATCAGGTTCGTGGTGGTGGACGACGGCTGGCGCATTGA